In one window of Azoarcus olearius DNA:
- a CDS encoding HPP family protein has translation MSLLARLARSAAPAAPSPAFVLTSMSGAIVAIALTGWLTQLSGYPWQMAPFGASCVLAFGLPDSPLAQPRSIVGGHLVASAVGLVVLHTMGDGWLAAGVAVGVALALMQLSRTVHAPAGADPLVVLASHAGAGFLLTPVLAGSVLIVVVALAVNNLRQRGSYPRYWR, from the coding sequence ATGTCCCTGCTCGCCCGCCTCGCCCGTTCCGCCGCCCCGGCCGCCCCTTCGCCGGCCTTCGTGCTGACGTCGATGTCCGGCGCCATCGTCGCGATCGCGCTCACCGGCTGGCTCACCCAGCTCTCCGGTTACCCCTGGCAAATGGCGCCCTTCGGGGCGAGCTGCGTGCTCGCCTTCGGCCTGCCCGACAGCCCGCTGGCGCAGCCGCGCAGCATCGTCGGCGGCCACCTGGTGGCAAGCGCGGTCGGGCTGGTGGTGCTGCATACGATGGGAGACGGCTGGCTGGCGGCCGGGGTGGCGGTGGGGGTGGCACTGGCGCTGATGCAGTTGAGCCGCACAGTCCACGCTCCCGCCGGCGCCGATCCGTTGGTGGTGCTCGCCAGCCATGCCGGCGCCGGCTTCCTGCTGACGCCGGTGCTGGCCGGCTCGGTGCTGATCGTCGTGGTGGCACTCGCGGTCAACAACCTGCGTCAGCGCGGCAGCTATCCGCGTTACTGGCGCTGA
- a CDS encoding TetR/AcrR family transcriptional regulator, which translates to MTKQEHLVDSAMQLFYRQGFHATGVDQLSKEGEVTKRTLYRYFPTKEALVRAALEHRDTLFMARMRAALEARPLPERPAAYVEFVLAWTQEPDFHGCAFINAAAEYPAASDEAHAVAAAHKQAIRAYLERICSEAALADPQAAARQLFLLGEGLTVAAQVAGYDEGLAETARAMAVALGPG; encoded by the coding sequence ATGACCAAGCAGGAACACCTGGTCGACAGCGCCATGCAGCTCTTTTACCGCCAGGGCTTCCACGCCACCGGCGTGGACCAGTTGAGCAAGGAAGGCGAGGTCACCAAACGCACGCTCTACCGCTACTTCCCCACCAAGGAGGCGCTGGTGCGCGCGGCGCTGGAACACCGCGACACCCTCTTCATGGCGCGCATGCGCGCCGCGCTGGAGGCGAGGCCGCTGCCGGAACGGCCGGCCGCATACGTCGAGTTCGTCCTGGCGTGGACGCAGGAACCGGATTTTCACGGCTGCGCCTTCATCAACGCCGCGGCGGAGTATCCCGCGGCCAGCGACGAGGCCCACGCGGTGGCGGCGGCGCACAAGCAAGCGATCCGGGCCTACCTCGAGCGCATCTGCAGCGAGGCGGCTCTGGCCGATCCGCAGGCGGCCGCCCGACAGCTCTTCTTGCTCGGCGAAGGACTGACCGTCGCGGCCCAGGTTGCCGGATACGACGAAGGGCTGGCGGAGACGGCTCGCGCGATGGCGGTCGCGCTCGGCCCGGGCTGA
- a CDS encoding MFS transporter: protein MDTPPASTREHGLALHAPRVGQWLLQVLFVGLTLGMTRTVIPALAESEFGVARDAFGLLAAFLVAFGVVKGAMNFVAGRLSERIGRRRVLLLGWWIALPIPLLVWYAPGWNWIVAAMLLLGINQGLAWSMTQTAALDLTRADERGLTVGLNELAGYLGVALAGLATAYLAELAPVRETLLGFGLAVIALALLLGHRVTETLPWAHGAAGPAGPVPGTREIFLKVSWRDRRLAALSQAGLVEKFVDALVWACLPALLFQRGLPLRQIGWIVGTYGVVWGCAQIFTGKLSDRIGRQPPNVWGMWICAGGVALMALAHGLAAWTIAAAVTGAGMALLYPNLSAAVADLAAPAWRGSAIGIYRFWRDLGYAIGGVALGLVTHLGGGLEAAFWFVAIAMAGSGALLWRFGEESHPRLAPRLRTAQPPA from the coding sequence ATGGACACCCCGCCCGCCTCCACCCGCGAACATGGGCTTGCCCTCCATGCACCGCGCGTTGGCCAGTGGCTGCTGCAGGTCCTGTTCGTGGGCTTGACGCTGGGCATGACGCGCACCGTGATTCCGGCGCTGGCGGAGTCCGAATTCGGCGTGGCGCGCGACGCCTTCGGCCTGCTGGCGGCCTTCCTGGTCGCCTTCGGGGTCGTCAAGGGCGCGATGAACTTCGTCGCCGGGCGGCTTTCGGAACGCATCGGCCGGCGCCGGGTGCTGCTGCTGGGGTGGTGGATCGCGCTGCCGATCCCGCTGCTGGTCTGGTACGCCCCCGGCTGGAACTGGATCGTCGCCGCGATGCTACTGCTCGGCATCAACCAGGGCCTGGCCTGGTCGATGACCCAGACCGCCGCGCTGGACCTCACCCGCGCCGACGAGCGCGGCCTGACCGTCGGCCTCAACGAACTCGCCGGCTACCTCGGCGTGGCGCTGGCCGGCCTCGCCACCGCCTACCTCGCCGAACTCGCCCCGGTGCGCGAAACCCTGCTCGGCTTCGGGCTTGCGGTGATCGCCCTCGCCTTGCTGCTGGGCCATCGCGTCACCGAAACGCTGCCCTGGGCCCACGGCGCCGCCGGCCCTGCCGGACCCGTGCCGGGCACGCGCGAAATCTTCCTGAAGGTGTCATGGCGCGACCGCCGCCTCGCCGCGCTCAGCCAGGCCGGGCTGGTGGAGAAATTCGTCGACGCGCTGGTATGGGCCTGCCTGCCGGCGCTGCTGTTCCAGCGCGGTCTGCCGCTGCGTCAGATCGGCTGGATCGTGGGCACCTACGGCGTCGTGTGGGGATGCGCGCAGATCTTCACCGGCAAGTTGTCCGACCGCATCGGCCGCCAGCCGCCCAACGTGTGGGGGATGTGGATCTGCGCGGGCGGCGTGGCGCTGATGGCGCTCGCCCACGGCCTCGCCGCCTGGACGATTGCGGCCGCGGTCACCGGGGCCGGCATGGCGCTGCTCTATCCCAACCTGTCGGCCGCGGTCGCGGACCTCGCGGCGCCGGCGTGGCGAGGCTCGGCCATCGGCATCTACCGCTTCTGGCGCGATCTGGGTTACGCCATCGGCGGCGTCGCGCTGGGGTTGGTCACCCACCTGGGCGGCGGGCTGGAAGCCGCGTTCTGGTTCGTCGCGATCGCGATGGCGGGTTCCGGCGCGCTGCTGTGGCGCTTCGGCGAGGAAAGCCATCCACGCCTCGCGCCCCGGCTACGCACCGCGCAGCCCCCGGCTTGA
- a CDS encoding PAS domain S-box protein, whose translation MPADKRRVSHYLYVLFLPVFVVSLLAGIVNLGSWEHLRDELRETNAQQAEEIGRLAQAVEFDREIGRIQRTVSRTLESAAAHQLSEAEVYRVHTEVVNRLAALERQLPVLEQLANSQLGVSGLRVEFDTYRNAIIQATDLAAIDPPGAMRQAYRASQSYLELSERTGEMAERVVSATGRRTAGQYQIFNQHAARIALVGGGLVAALLLIWFVFTRWLSRQVATLTDTLQALAGGNTSPPTLAAVSRISHSARSVLQEIAATTLAFRDAVLARRAGEAALAKERQLLEKRMQELSCLYDVFRLTEGEAPDDDAWLQAVATRLSGAMRYPERAAACIGDAAAHYGNPAVFEQPGALILEVDGAGRRLRLGIAYLQPLPAEAGEPFLAEERSLVEAAALRIGSALQRRRILATERDTQALLKAVVAEAPYAIELIRADDLNYVEVNAAACRLLGYSREEMLGMNLRDVQGRLTPAAFQARIDLVREHGGARFENRRRCKDGRLLDVTVDVTIIRQDGVDYLVDIWSDVTAQKAAEAEIRMLSMAVDQSPNTVLITDLDANTVYVNDAFSRNNGYSREEILGQNPRLLMSGKTPRTTYEAMWRALGAGEPWKGEFINRRKNGNERIKAVTIVPLRDDDGCVCNYVAVMEDITERRRIEEQLRKLSLAVDQSPEAIVITDLDARIEYVNQAFVHQTGFSAEEALGLNPAVLKSGRTPEATYREMWARLVQGESWQGELYNRRKDGSEYVELANITPVRQPDGAVTHYLAIKEDITEKKRTAEELEAYRTRLEQLVASRTEALRLAIEHQQAIFDTATSGIALIKDRVLIRCNRRLHDIFGWSDGEMVGKSTAIWYVDDTAYALGGDAVYNRLWQGEAVCREQELMRRDGSLFWARLTGKAVDIHDRSKGTVWVIDDITTEREAFQTVRNAQKLAEDAARAKANFLANMSHEIRTPMNAVIGMTHLVLNTDLTRQQRDYLKKIQGSSQHLLGIINDILDLSKIEAGKMAVEHIEFDLDTVLENVTGLISEKATGKGLELIIDVGKTVPRSLVGDPLRLGQVLINYANNAVKFTERGSIVIRCDLAETAERDVVLRFSVTDTGIGIEAEQIPRLFQTFEQADNSTTRKYGGTGLGLAISRELAHMMGGEAGVDSEYGKGSTFWFTARLARGSGSDRSLVPDADLRGRKVLVVDDNDLAREVIGDLLRSMSFAVSTASSGLEALDEIQRANAAGTPYEVVFLDWQMPGIDGVETARRIKRALAASSPRLLMVTAYGRDEVMKSAADAGIHDLLIKPVTASLLFDTLMRALGRARGDDAQVPGDALRGADLDAIAGARILLVEDNDLNQEVAVGLLAGAGFVVEVAENGAVALDLLQAGGPGCYDLVLMDMQMPVMDGVTATGEIRRLPGFDTLPIVAMTANAMASDREKCLAAGMDDHLAKPIDPPALWAALRHWITPGKRQPAALPAALPAPDEEGADVVIPAIHGIDLALGLRNAMGRKALFRSLLRKFVAGQGGFGAAMEAARESGDTVTAVRLAHTLKGTAAQIGAGEVQALAQQLEAALDHREGEDVVALRVKAVCASLEPLVRSIQRALPAETADPLHAGEAPDPAALQALLPVLIAQLERDDFDCGTTVAANEAALRALLGGGFQRFADAVENFDFGAALEVLRAATPAAGLTLAANEVDQRQ comes from the coding sequence ATGCCCGCGGACAAGCGTCGCGTTTCCCACTACCTCTACGTCCTCTTCCTGCCGGTCTTCGTCGTCAGCCTGCTCGCCGGGATCGTCAATCTCGGCTCGTGGGAGCACCTGCGCGACGAGCTGCGCGAGACCAATGCGCAGCAGGCCGAAGAGATCGGGCGTCTCGCGCAGGCGGTGGAATTCGACCGCGAGATCGGCCGCATCCAGCGCACGGTGTCCCGCACGCTGGAGTCCGCCGCCGCCCACCAGCTCTCCGAAGCCGAGGTCTATCGCGTCCACACCGAGGTGGTGAATCGCCTCGCGGCGCTCGAGCGCCAGTTGCCGGTGCTGGAGCAACTGGCGAATTCGCAGCTCGGCGTCTCCGGGCTGCGCGTCGAGTTCGATACCTACCGCAACGCCATCATCCAGGCCACCGACCTTGCCGCGATCGACCCGCCGGGGGCGATGCGCCAGGCCTACCGCGCCTCCCAGTCCTACCTCGAACTGTCCGAACGCACCGGGGAGATGGCCGAGCGCGTGGTGAGCGCCACCGGGCGCCGCACCGCCGGGCAGTACCAGATATTCAACCAGCACGCCGCGCGTATCGCGCTGGTGGGCGGCGGGCTGGTGGCGGCCTTGCTGCTGATCTGGTTCGTGTTCACGCGCTGGCTCAGCCGCCAGGTCGCCACGCTGACCGACACCCTGCAGGCGCTGGCCGGGGGCAATACCTCGCCGCCGACGCTGGCGGCGGTCAGTCGTATCAGCCACAGCGCGCGCAGCGTGCTGCAGGAAATCGCCGCCACCACGCTCGCCTTCCGCGACGCTGTTCTGGCGCGCCGCGCGGGCGAAGCAGCACTGGCCAAGGAGCGCCAGCTGCTGGAAAAGCGCATGCAGGAACTGTCCTGCCTGTACGACGTGTTCCGCCTGACCGAAGGCGAGGCGCCGGACGACGACGCCTGGCTGCAGGCGGTGGCGACGCGGCTGTCGGGCGCCATGCGCTATCCGGAGCGGGCCGCGGCCTGCATCGGCGACGCCGCGGCGCATTACGGCAACCCCGCGGTGTTCGAGCAGCCGGGCGCGCTGATCCTGGAAGTCGATGGCGCCGGCCGGCGCTTGCGGCTCGGCATCGCCTATCTGCAGCCGCTGCCGGCCGAAGCCGGCGAGCCCTTCCTGGCCGAGGAACGCAGCCTCGTGGAAGCGGCCGCGCTGCGCATCGGCAGCGCCTTGCAGCGCCGCCGCATCCTCGCCACCGAGCGCGATACCCAGGCCTTGCTGAAGGCCGTGGTGGCCGAAGCGCCCTACGCGATCGAGCTGATCCGTGCCGACGACCTGAACTACGTCGAAGTGAACGCCGCGGCCTGCCGCCTGCTGGGCTACAGCCGCGAGGAAATGCTGGGCATGAACCTGCGCGACGTGCAGGGGCGGCTGACGCCGGCGGCCTTCCAGGCCCGCATCGACCTCGTCCGCGAGCATGGCGGGGCGCGCTTCGAGAACCGCCGCCGCTGCAAGGACGGACGCCTGCTCGACGTCACGGTGGACGTCACCATCATCCGCCAGGACGGCGTGGACTACCTGGTCGACATCTGGAGCGACGTCACCGCGCAGAAGGCGGCCGAGGCCGAGATCCGCATGCTGTCGATGGCGGTGGACCAGAGCCCCAACACCGTGCTGATCACCGACCTCGACGCCAACACGGTGTATGTGAACGACGCCTTCTCGCGCAACAACGGCTACAGCCGCGAGGAAATCCTCGGCCAGAACCCGCGCCTGCTGATGTCCGGCAAGACGCCGCGCACCACCTATGAAGCGATGTGGCGCGCGCTGGGCGCCGGCGAGCCGTGGAAGGGTGAATTCATCAACCGGCGCAAGAACGGCAACGAACGCATCAAGGCCGTCACCATCGTGCCGCTGCGCGACGACGACGGCTGCGTGTGCAACTACGTGGCGGTGATGGAGGACATCACCGAGCGCCGCCGCATCGAGGAGCAGTTGCGCAAGCTGTCGCTTGCGGTGGACCAGAGCCCGGAAGCCATCGTCATCACCGACCTCGACGCGCGCATCGAGTATGTGAACCAGGCTTTCGTGCACCAGACCGGCTTCAGCGCCGAAGAGGCGCTCGGGCTCAACCCCGCGGTGCTGAAATCCGGCCGCACCCCCGAGGCGACCTACCGCGAGATGTGGGCGCGGCTGGTGCAGGGAGAATCGTGGCAGGGCGAGCTGTACAACCGGCGCAAGGACGGCAGCGAGTACGTCGAACTGGCCAACATCACCCCGGTACGCCAGCCCGATGGCGCGGTGACGCACTATCTGGCGATCAAGGAAGACATCACCGAGAAGAAGCGCACCGCCGAAGAGCTGGAGGCCTATCGCACCCGCCTCGAACAGCTCGTCGCCAGCCGCACCGAGGCGCTGCGGCTGGCCATCGAGCACCAGCAGGCGATCTTCGACACCGCCACCTCCGGCATCGCGCTGATCAAGGACCGCGTGCTGATCCGCTGCAACCGCCGCCTGCATGACATTTTCGGCTGGTCAGACGGCGAGATGGTGGGCAAGTCCACCGCGATCTGGTACGTGGATGACACCGCCTATGCCTTGGGCGGCGACGCGGTGTACAACCGCCTGTGGCAAGGCGAGGCCGTGTGCCGCGAGCAGGAGCTGATGCGACGTGACGGCAGCCTGTTCTGGGCGCGCCTCACCGGCAAGGCGGTGGACATCCACGACCGCAGCAAGGGCACCGTGTGGGTGATCGACGACATCACCACCGAACGCGAGGCTTTCCAGACCGTGCGCAATGCGCAGAAGCTCGCCGAGGACGCGGCGCGCGCCAAGGCCAACTTCCTCGCCAACATGAGCCACGAGATCCGCACGCCGATGAACGCGGTGATCGGCATGACGCATCTGGTGCTCAATACTGACCTCACGCGCCAGCAGCGCGACTACCTGAAGAAGATCCAGGGCTCCAGCCAGCACCTGCTCGGGATCATCAACGACATCCTCGACCTGTCGAAAATCGAGGCCGGCAAGATGGCGGTCGAGCACATCGAGTTCGACCTCGACACCGTGCTGGAAAACGTCACCGGGCTGATCTCCGAAAAGGCCACCGGCAAGGGGCTGGAGCTGATCATCGACGTGGGCAAGACGGTGCCGCGCAGCCTGGTGGGCGACCCCCTGCGGCTCGGCCAGGTGCTGATCAACTACGCCAACAACGCGGTCAAGTTCACCGAGCGGGGCAGCATCGTCATCCGCTGCGACCTCGCCGAAACGGCCGAACGCGACGTCGTGCTGCGCTTCTCCGTCACCGACACCGGCATCGGCATCGAGGCCGAGCAGATTCCCCGCTTGTTCCAGACCTTCGAACAGGCCGACAACTCCACCACGCGCAAGTACGGCGGCACCGGCCTCGGGCTGGCGATCTCCCGCGAACTCGCCCACATGATGGGCGGCGAGGCGGGCGTGGACAGCGAATACGGCAAGGGCTCCACGTTCTGGTTCACCGCAAGGCTGGCGCGCGGCAGCGGCAGCGACCGCAGCCTGGTGCCGGACGCCGATCTGCGCGGGCGCAAGGTGCTGGTGGTCGATGACAACGACCTCGCGCGCGAGGTCATCGGCGACCTGCTGCGCAGCATGAGCTTCGCCGTCTCCACCGCGTCCTCGGGGCTGGAGGCGCTGGACGAAATCCAGCGCGCCAATGCGGCCGGCACGCCCTACGAGGTGGTGTTCCTCGACTGGCAGATGCCCGGCATCGACGGCGTCGAAACCGCGCGCCGCATCAAACGCGCGCTGGCCGCGAGTTCGCCGCGCCTGCTGATGGTGACCGCCTACGGCCGCGACGAGGTGATGAAATCGGCGGCCGACGCCGGCATCCACGACCTGCTGATCAAGCCTGTCACCGCCTCGCTGCTGTTCGACACCCTGATGCGCGCCCTCGGCCGCGCCCGTGGCGACGATGCCCAGGTGCCGGGCGACGCGCTGCGCGGCGCGGACCTCGACGCCATCGCCGGCGCCCGCATCCTGCTGGTGGAGGACAACGACCTCAACCAGGAAGTGGCGGTGGGGTTGCTGGCGGGGGCTGGCTTCGTGGTGGAAGTGGCGGAGAACGGCGCGGTGGCGCTGGACCTGCTTCAGGCGGGCGGGCCTGGCTGCTACGACCTGGTGCTGATGGACATGCAGATGCCGGTGATGGACGGCGTGACCGCCACCGGCGAGATCCGCCGGCTGCCGGGATTCGACACCCTGCCCATTGTCGCGATGACTGCCAATGCGATGGCCAGCGACCGTGAGAAGTGCCTTGCCGCCGGCATGGACGACCACCTCGCCAAACCGATCGACCCGCCCGCGCTGTGGGCCGCGCTGCGGCACTGGATCACGCCCGGCAAGCGTCAGCCCGCCGCGTTGCCGGCGGCCTTGCCGGCCCCGGACGAGGAGGGGGCCGACGTGGTGATTCCCGCCATCCACGGCATCGACCTCGCCCTGGGCTTGCGCAACGCAATGGGCCGCAAGGCGCTGTTCCGCTCGCTGCTGCGCAAGTTCGTCGCCGGCCAGGGTGGTTTCGGCGCGGCGATGGAGGCCGCGCGCGAGTCCGGCGACACGGTGACCGCGGTCCGCTTGGCGCATACGCTGAAAGGCACTGCGGCGCAGATCGGCGCCGGCGAAGTGCAGGCGCTGGCCCAGCAACTGGAGGCTGCGCTCGACCACCGCGAAGGGGAAGACGTGGTCGCGCTGCGGGTGAAGGCGGTGTGCGCCAGCCTGGAACCTCTGGTGCGCTCGATCCAGCGCGCGCTGCCGGCCGAAACCGCCGACCCCCTCCACGCGGGCGAGGCGCCCGATCCCGCCGCGCTGCAGGCCCTGCTGCCAGTCCTGATCGCCCAGTTGGAGCGCGACGATTTCGACTGCGGCACCACCGTCGCCGCCAACGAGGCCGCGTTGCGGGCGTTGCTGGGCGGCGGCTTCCAGCGCTTCGCTGACGCGGTGGAGAACTTCGATTTCGGCGCCGCGCTGGAAGTCCTGCGCGCGGCCACGCCCGCGGCGGGGCTGACGCTTGCCGCGAACGAGGTGGATCAGCGCCAGTAA
- a CDS encoding histidine phosphatase family protein, whose translation MKSKFRLFHAALAATLALSGALPLAVHAGDMPAPAAPAFVERIATRDTLQQLRGGGYVLYLRHGYTDNSRPDRMPEVDLNDCSTQRPLSAEGKKLSEGIGDAMRKARIPIGEMHISPLCRVRDTVSAAFPRFPAQIDMQLMYTANLTTEQKAPIIANTRRLLSAPVPARSNRMLVAHGPNLMDLIGYFPKEGTLVVFRPAGESGFEYIASVPPGLWPELLR comes from the coding sequence ATGAAGAGTAAGTTCCGCCTGTTTCACGCCGCGCTGGCGGCGACCCTCGCGCTGAGCGGCGCGCTGCCGCTTGCCGTGCACGCCGGCGACATGCCCGCACCCGCGGCGCCGGCCTTCGTCGAGCGCATTGCCACGCGCGACACGCTGCAGCAACTGCGCGGTGGCGGCTACGTGCTGTATCTGCGTCACGGCTACACCGACAACTCCCGGCCCGACCGCATGCCCGAGGTCGACCTCAACGACTGCTCCACGCAGCGTCCGCTGTCGGCAGAAGGGAAGAAGCTGTCCGAAGGCATCGGCGACGCGATGCGCAAGGCCCGGATACCCATTGGCGAGATGCACATCAGCCCGCTGTGCCGCGTGCGCGACACCGTGAGCGCGGCGTTTCCGCGCTTCCCCGCCCAGATCGACATGCAGCTGATGTACACCGCCAACCTCACCACCGAGCAGAAGGCCCCGATCATCGCCAATACCCGGCGGCTGCTGTCCGCGCCGGTGCCGGCCCGCAGCAACCGCATGCTGGTCGCGCACGGCCCCAATCTGATGGATCTGATCGGCTATTTCCCCAAGGAAGGCACACTGGTGGTGTTCCGGCCTGCGGGCGAAAGCGGCTTCGAATACATTGCCAGCGTGCCGCCGGGGCTGTGGCCCGAACTGCTGCGCTGA
- a CDS encoding KTSC domain-containing protein, producing MEMKRISAGKLRAIGYDARQRVLRVELDDGSAIEYAAVGEEVWRRLSGSGSAWSYYRDNIEEEFAGKRVAAKASPKVNPLDDLFK from the coding sequence ATGGAGATGAAGCGCATCAGTGCCGGCAAGCTGCGGGCGATCGGCTACGACGCGCGCCAGCGCGTGTTGCGGGTCGAACTCGACGATGGCAGCGCGATCGAGTACGCCGCGGTCGGCGAGGAGGTGTGGCGGCGCCTGTCGGGCTCCGGCTCGGCGTGGAGTTATTACCGCGACAACATCGAAGAGGAATTCGCCGGCAAGCGGGTGGCGGCCAAGGCGTCGCCGAAGGTGAATCCGCTGGACGATCTCTTCAAGTAG
- a CDS encoding response regulator — MGEPLRQAAATPPRRTLLVVDDTPQNLAVLGEVLKSHYQVRAVNSGERALRAAHTEPRPDLILLDVMMPEMDGYEVLRHLREDPATRATPVIFITAMTGSDDEMRGLELGAVDYITKPFNPSIVLARVRTQLELKEARDRLARENEWLEAEVHRRMRENLLIQDLNVRALACLAEARDNETGNHIIRTQFYVKVLATRLLPNPRFTAALSGGRLDITVKAAPLHDIGKVGIPDAILLKPGRLTPEEFEIMKTHPVIGAEAIERAMDQALGGADRDAASLAGGAFAFLEIAREISLGHHEKWDGSGYPAGLAGDAIPVSARLMALADVFDALISRRVYKAPMSLDEATRIIVEGRGRHFDPEIVDAFLECKDQFAEIAARYVDEE, encoded by the coding sequence GTGGGTGAACCGCTCCGGCAGGCGGCTGCGACACCGCCCCGCCGTACCCTCCTGGTCGTAGATGACACGCCGCAGAATCTCGCGGTGCTCGGCGAAGTGCTGAAATCGCACTATCAGGTGCGTGCAGTCAATTCGGGCGAACGCGCGCTTCGTGCCGCCCATACCGAGCCGCGTCCGGACCTCATCCTGCTCGACGTGATGATGCCGGAGATGGACGGCTACGAAGTGCTGCGCCATCTGCGCGAAGACCCTGCCACCCGTGCCACGCCGGTGATCTTCATCACCGCGATGACCGGCTCCGACGACGAGATGCGCGGGCTGGAACTGGGCGCGGTCGATTACATCACCAAGCCGTTCAACCCCTCCATCGTGCTGGCGCGCGTGCGCACCCAGCTGGAACTGAAGGAGGCCCGCGACCGCCTGGCGCGCGAGAACGAGTGGCTGGAGGCCGAAGTGCACCGGCGCATGCGCGAGAACCTGCTGATCCAGGATCTCAACGTGCGTGCGCTCGCCTGTCTGGCCGAGGCGCGCGACAACGAAACCGGCAACCACATCATCCGCACGCAGTTCTACGTAAAGGTGCTCGCCACCCGGCTTCTGCCCAATCCGCGCTTCACCGCCGCGCTGTCCGGCGGACGGCTGGACATCACCGTGAAGGCGGCGCCCCTGCACGACATCGGCAAGGTCGGCATTCCGGACGCGATCCTGCTCAAGCCCGGCCGGCTCACGCCGGAAGAGTTCGAGATCATGAAGACGCACCCGGTCATCGGCGCGGAGGCGATCGAGCGCGCGATGGACCAGGCCCTGGGCGGGGCGGACCGCGACGCGGCCTCGCTGGCCGGCGGTGCGTTCGCGTTTCTCGAGATCGCGCGCGAAATCTCGCTCGGCCACCACGAGAAATGGGACGGCAGCGGCTACCCGGCCGGGCTCGCGGGCGATGCGATTCCGGTGTCGGCCCGGCTGATGGCGCTGGCCGACGTGTTCGACGCGCTGATCAGCCGCCGCGTCTACAAGGCACCGATGAGCCTCGACGAGGCGACCCGCATCATCGTCGAAGGCCGGGGCCGCCATTTCGACCCCGAGATCGTCGACGCCTTTCTCGAATGCAAGGATCAATTTGCCGAAATCGCCGCCCGCTATGTCGATGAAGAGTAA
- a CDS encoding DUF3334 family protein, producing MVKTAHTHPVVFGTEDILRSLCDSVAKVLTVATGSRIHYASMVQRIHKTCLKPDIGCFVLFDGGFSGLVVINFSAAAAMELYEQYMLNMGMGREGLATAFTSDEVGNVMGELMNQSVGDFTGKISRELQTQITQNQPKMLALTKQVMLSVDTHLDRPEARRVSFYTGRNNIFYLELAIDRTEFIQLNEFAADEAPDPDALIEQAHAAGAGTADNAAPAEAAADDDADALLKSLGM from the coding sequence ATGGTCAAAACTGCGCATACGCATCCCGTCGTGTTCGGAACCGAGGACATTCTCCGCAGCCTGTGCGACTCCGTCGCCAAGGTGCTGACGGTCGCCACCGGCAGCCGGATCCACTACGCGAGCATGGTCCAGCGCATCCACAAGACCTGCCTGAAGCCGGATATCGGCTGCTTCGTGCTGTTCGACGGCGGCTTTTCCGGGTTGGTGGTCATCAACTTCTCGGCCGCTGCTGCAATGGAGTTGTACGAGCAGTACATGCTCAACATGGGGATGGGGCGCGAGGGCCTCGCCACCGCCTTCACCTCGGACGAGGTGGGCAACGTGATGGGCGAGCTGATGAACCAGAGCGTGGGCGACTTCACCGGCAAGATCTCGCGCGAGCTGCAGACCCAGATCACCCAGAACCAGCCCAAGATGCTGGCGCTGACCAAGCAGGTGATGCTGAGCGTGGACACCCACCTCGATCGCCCGGAGGCACGCCGGGTCAGTTTCTACACCGGCCGCAACAACATCTTCTATCTCGAACTGGCGATCGACCGCACCGAGTTCATCCAGCTCAACGAGTTCGCCGCCGACGAAGCGCCCGATCCCGATGCGCTGATCGAGCAGGCCCATGCGGCCGGCGCGGGCACCGCTGACAATGCGGCGCCGGCGGAGGCCGCCGCCGATGACGACGCCGACGCGCTGTTGAAATCGCTCGGGATGTAA